In Rhizobium sp. CIAT894, the genomic window ACGGGATCGGCATTGGCGATGCCGTCCCAGCTCTTCGGGCCGGGGAAGACGAGATGCTGATGGCCGGTGAAGATCGCATCGATCCCTTCGACGGCGGCGAGATGCAGCGAGGCGTTTTCCATCTTTTCGGACGGCGCAGCTCCGTCGATGCCGGAATGGGAGAGCGCGATGACGATATCGGCGCCGGCTTCCTTCATCGCCGGAACCCAGGCCTTGGCAGCCTCGACGATGTCGCGCGTCTGCGCCTTGCCTTCGAGGTTCTTGATATCCCAGAGCATGATCTGCGGCGGCACGAAACCAATGAAGCCGATCTTGACTGGGCTCTCATTGCCGGCGCCGTCCTTGATCTGCTTTTCCACGATGACGTAGGGCTTGAAGAAGAGCTCGTCCTGCTTCGGGTTCGAAGCAAGCTGGCCTTTGGTCAGGTTGGCGCAGACGAAGGGGAAGTTCGCGCCGGACAGGACCTTGAACATGAAGTCGAGGCCGTAGTTGAATTCGTGATTCCCGAGCGTTCCCACCGTATAGCCGAGCGTGTTCATCGCCTTGATCACGGGATGGACGTCGCCGTCCTTCATGCCGTGCTGATAGGCCATGTAGTCGCCCATCGGATTGCCCTGCAGCACGTCGCCGTTGTCGATCAGCAGCGAATTGACGGCCTCGGCGCGGATATTGTCGATGATCGTCCCGGTGCGGGAAAGACCCATCGTGTCGTTCGGCTTGTCGGCATAATAGTCATAGGGAAAGACGTTGACGTGAATATCCGTCGTTTCCATCAGCCGGAGATGCGCCTGGTTGGCGCTGGCGCGCGCGCTGAAAGGGTGCAGCAGCACCAGGGCGGAAGTGGCGGCAAGCCCGCCGAGCAGAGAACGGCGGCTCATGACGCCAACGTCGAAAATGGAAGACATGTGAACTCTCCTTCAAAAAACATCGTCCGGCCCGTCAGAATTAGGACGATTTGGCGAGGAGTACACTGCGAAAATGACAGGACGGCAAACAATCAGCGGCAACGGCGCAATGGTTTTAATTGCAATCTATGGTGGAGTCTTCCGGTTGCCCCTCGCGGAGGGGCGGGCAAAGTCGTCATTGCCAACGATTAAAGATTTCAGGCGCATCGCGTCCAGGCTGGTCGACAAGACGCAGGCGCTTTACGGCAATGTGGAGAAGCCGCTGGCGACGACGAAAAGTCTTCAGGCTCCATCGCCTGCGGGCGGCACCCCACGCCAACCGCAGTTCCTGGACGATTTCAGCCGCTCCTCGGCGCAGAAGCGGTACGGCCTTACGATTTCAGCGTCGGCGTTGCCGAATGGGGTGGGCGGTCGCCGCTGGTCGCGGCTCTCAGCTGGCGCACAGCCAGCACCGGCCGTATTTCCTTATGGAAAAAGCGGAAATAGGAGGAGACCTGTGCCCGGGCATTCGAATTCACATCGAACTGCACGCCGATACGGCCATTGTGCTTCCAGCGGATGATGCCTTCGAGCAGTCCGATATTTTCGGCTTCGATGCGCACCTTGCTGCCGGAGGCGGCGTGGAGCGGCGTCTTCGTCTCCAGAGCGGCGCCGGTCACCGACAGGTTGAGAATGCGGACATCTATTTCGCTGTTCAGATATTTGACGCTGCCGAAGACACGGCAGTTCTGCCGATCGGCCTTCCGCGCCGTGATTTTCAAGTTGCGGGTCATACTGTCTCCCTTGGATACAGGAGGGGAACATAGCGTCCGAAAATTGAAATGGTTTTAGTGGCTTGGCTAAAATTGCACTGAAACGATCATATGAGCGATTCAGCATTTTCTAGATCTGTTTCACGCGCCGGCGTGATAAGCAAACCGTTGCACTCGCCATCCCACATTCATTCAGGGCAGGCTCAGCTTCGCCATGCGCCCGCCATCGATGGTCCAGACTTGGCCGGTGACAAAGCCGGCTTCCGGTGAGGCAAGCCAGGCGACCAGCGCCGCCACTTCTTCCGGCCTTCCTGTCCGTCCG contains:
- a CDS encoding PilZ domain-containing protein, with protein sequence MTRNLKITARKADRQNCRVFGSVKYLNSEIDVRILNLSVTGAALETKTPLHAASGSKVRIEAENIGLLEGIIRWKHNGRIGVQFDVNSNARAQVSSYFRFFHKEIRPVLAVRQLRAATSGDRPPHSATPTLKS